From the Trifolium pratense cultivar HEN17-A07 linkage group LG4, ARS_RC_1.1, whole genome shotgun sequence genome, the window TTTATTTAATCTGACTGCCTTAATtaaccattaatttttttagcgTGTGCGTATCATGCCTGATACTTCCCTCTCGCATCCCTTGTAATTGGCGTAGAACAAAAATACTGGTCTTCTTCCTTCACATATATCCCTCGTTTTGTTTGACAAAAGAACATATATCCCTTTTAATTCACGGTAAAGATAAACAAAATGCATATATTTCTTTTGTTAGAACACAAATCACATTAGGCTTTTGTGAAAttcctaaaaaaatatatcttttttttttgttgattaacTCACAAAATTTTGATTCTATAAAATTCCAATAATGATCCTCTTTTCGGTGCAATTGATTTTtcattcttaattatttttgataTCCATGTTCGTTTTCTACTCTTTGGATGGAATTCTTAGGTTTTATTCATTAACCCCAAAAAAAGGCCATTGAAAAGGTGAGGTGATTGGTAACAGGCAGATAATGCAATTTATAATTTGTAGAGAAACCAAGTGATATACATTTGAAAACAAAGATCTctaaaaaatcacttttcaataaaaattgaaataacgTAAGAATTGAATCAGTTTGTGGAGGATTGATGCAGATTTTCCTTATTCTTCTCATTGACGAATATGACCATAGAAAGTGAGATAGGAAAGTATCAAGTAAAACACCCGCACGCAAGAAAAATTAATGATCAATTACGACGGTCAGATTAAATAAAATGGATGGCTTTGATTTGGAGTAACTTTAGACTActaacaatggtttcaacaccaaaaaatattcaacacccactttttcactacacatcattttctctttcttccacctaatcattcaacacacattcaacttttaccctctccaatggtttttatattcaacaccataccccaccactttctctaccccaccactttctatttcatattcttatttaaattttaatttttgtttttatgattaaataacattataattatcgattaaaattaaattaaaataatacacttaacaaaatttatttaaatatttttttttattttcttaatttaaaatgcaatacatcatacaaataacgtaattaatacgatacaaattaacttaaaatgcaatacaacacacaagttacataattaatacgatgcaaactaacttaaaatacgaaacaacacacaaataattgttggggttttgataattgttggagttttgataattgttgggattttgagaattgttgggataattagaagaattgttgggatccatttcactaaaaaaagattaaaacttcaaaagaaagactaattagaaagttaataatagattaagatagtgaaaaatttggttttttttttctgtgtccaaatgaaatgaaccaagtctctatttgtagagaaaaaaaaatcacgaattttggtataaaaattaaaaattaaaaaattaattttcaatgaaataattgagttcaaaggataaaaatcataaaaattcaCCTAACCAATCAGCAGCAGCCACGTGGCCTGCTTTATCCAAACAAAGTTTCTCTCTCTGCGTCCAATGCTTCTTCACGCGGTTTGTCGGCGCGTGTGCCACACGCGCCTGTCTAGGCAAATGGAAGCGCGCCAGCTGTCCCCCCGTGTCAGTTTCAACTGAGTTGAATATATTCATCTCCTCTTTCATCCAGCTCAGATTCAACATGGCTGCTCCAATGGTTTCAACACACATTATGCAGTTGAATATACATTCAACACCACCATTGCACATAGTCTTAGAGAGTTACTCTTGGgatcaatataaccctcctcaaTATTGAAACATCATTGACTTGAAGCAAGAATTGGGATTTTGTAGAATATGTCGTTGTCTTGTGTTGCAGCTACCCACAGAGAAATCAGTTTGATTTTGTTAAACTAATGATTTAATAACATAACTTTGACAAtgagaagaaaaattgaaagttgagATGAACAATAGATTGAGGGCAGCCTCAACAAAGAAGACAAagtgaagaatgaagaaaaaacCGTGCACAGTAATAAgggtttttacaattttttttctctaccaTCAGATTAATCAAAGGGCTAGGAATAACGCATCAGAGAGTTTGGCAGCTGAGGATCCAAATTGAATGACGATAGGCTGTTCTTGTTGGCCGATTATGAGAATACTTATATAGTCGCTAACATTTGATTATTTCACTTGATCACTCCCACATGTTTGATAAAAGTATAAAGAAAATAATGTTTAcgaatcgttagttggtttagtggtgattgacgctgaacttggtagggaggaccgcagttcgatcccccgcaactacgatcgggagggaGCTGGAACCaattgatgtcagaactgacccgcgaaccagattcaactggtggtgaaaaacaaaaaaataaaataataatgtgtATTTTTATGTGAGTGTGACCAAATAATTGGTATAACTATTGGTAACcatataaaattaaagttaagGAACCAATTGTTAACGTTAATTAGTTAAGGGATATATATGAAatcaataaataagttaagagACTAATTGTCCAATTTAACATATAATTTATATCGGTCcttgaagttattttttttacggaatcaatgatgttgttacacttttttttttgttcattattAATTAAGCATTTATGCGAGGAgaagtacttttttttataagtaaaattgaattataaaggagtacaaggggtactcaaacccttacaattcaaaataAACAATTATATGCTTTGTAAACATACAATAGGATTAGTGCACCAATCCGAAATAGAATAGGTGGACTTGCGCCCGGCTCTTTCGCTAAACCAAATCCACGAGATCGCCGTAATATTATCAACCAACAAAGAAATATCGGTCATCTCCCCTAAGAAGAAATACTTGATTGGACAActccaaaaaaaatttgttcattATTAATTGAGAGCATTTATGTGAGGAGAAATACTTGATGTTTTACGCTAACTTCCAATAAAAGATCACAATGTTTCCATTTCTAACTACCTTACAAAAATGAGATAAATGTgataatatatagatatttaTTGGATGTCCCCCCTAGGCATAAatatttaaatccaataaaattttatttttgtagaaaaaaaaccaaattttgcTAATATTACATACaccaaaaacaatatttatcttactaaaaaaaaatatatttaacacagAATTTCAACaccatattttttgttttagccTTATCGAAAAAAGGTGAAaaaaaccatatttttttttaataaaaaaaagaaggaaagtTTTAGAAAACCCACACTCGAAGAAAATTGAGAGTGGGAACACCGGTGAGAAGCGCGCGTAGAGATACATACGGATAAGTATGGGTAAATTGTAATAATGGTGTGAGGATTTGGATATATACACAGGACAAATATTAAGAtaatgtattaattaattaattaattattaatgatATAAATACGATATAATGtgactactactactactactactaccgTTGTTCCTGAATTGTAGTGCTAATAATAGTCACAGTCACTCTAAACTAAAGGGTCCGTTTACGACACTTCTTCTCTTCCTTCAAACTTGAATCTCTCtctcaaaaccaaaacaaactcCCATTGTTATCATCGCGTAATTGTTGTGATTAGTTTCTCTGTAATCAATCAAAATGAATAGCAAAAAAGGTCACACGGTTATGGACGTTGGAGCTGATGGAGTTgccatcatcaccatcatcaatCCTCCTGTCAATTCTCTCTCCCGTGATGGTACAATCAATCATATACTTCTAATTCCTCATTTCCCTTCTTCATATAACAATTATTATGTAAAATCAAATTGAACCGCTGTTTATCATCCATGTATTTCGCTGAGTTCAAATTTATCATTGTTTCATCACTATCATCAACTTCATTTCAATAATTATGCAGTCATATAAAAACCTAGAAAGAACGGATATAATATAACACGCAACaggaatataataataaaaccatttttgtttgcctttttttttttcccgttCGTATAATTCGATAATTTGATGAATGAGGTGGATGACGATTGACAACAAAGGCTCTGTTTGCTAAAAAATGGCGGATAGCTGATAAGCAAGCTTATAGTTGgttgaatttgtattgtttgctaaaattagcggttgaactaacttataagtatgaaataacataaaaaagatatgtttaattaattaatttttttttttaagtaagatgataggggtaaaattggaagaaaatatgataagctataagctcataagctaataaaaatagcgtttgaaaaataagctataagttagtaaAATAAGCTTTAAGCTCGTTTTTAGaaactgttaccaaacagaaGCTAAAAGCTCTATACGTAGCTTATTGACCTTCCCAAACAAGGCCAAAGGATATGGAGTTCAATGTGTGTGTCTCACACTTAAATTCTACCCGAATATAATCACGGCTTCGGTTAATTGTAATTTATTCAATTTGTTCCGTCCTTAATGACTATTGAAGCTAACTTTGGTGATTTCATTCCTGCTTAAATTTTTTCTGTTCTCAAATATTGAGCATGTCATGCTGTGAAACTTGATACTTCATTGTCCAGAATTTTTACTGTCATTCTCTATTTTCATCATAAATTACTTTTTGTTACTTAAGATTATACTATCTTGCTCATTTCTTCATGTCTCTTGCCAGTTTTGCGAAGTTTAAAGGAGAGTTTTGATCAAGCTGCACAGAGAGATGATGTCAAGGCAATTGTTGTTACAGGTATTGCAATGTGGTTTTTGAATTGAATTGCTTTCAAATCTTAACACCCaactcaattaaaaaattattcaaataccttttaaatcttaattttaaagTATCATAAACATGTTGTGCAGGTATGAGATGGGTTACATACTCATACTATGGTACTTTTACATGCAAAGTTTTGTAGGTAAATTAACCAGATGTATTTGATGAATAAAATACCTAGTTTCCTACTTTTCGTGGTTAATTTTTAGTCATAGCAATTAGGTTTAGGTCAAATCATCGTCCCTATAGATAAGCATCACTTGAGCTGATAACCGTTTACCCGAATTCCCACCCTCTAGAACCAATTGAGCAAAATGACCAAGTGTTAGTTTAAGATCTTATCGGTTGAAATATTTATTCTCTATCAAATTGGAAAGGCCTTGATCGAGCCTAAAATTTGATAGTGATTTTTGACATATCATATTATGTAACAATAATATATTTCTAACGTGCTATAGTTATCTTCCTCAACTAGAATTACTCCTATGATATGATTGTcatttttttcatattgatAAACACTACGGTTTCAAACTGTAAAGAATTAAAATGATCTAttaagaaggaaaagaaaatgaaacatCAAGTTAGTTTTATGCTTCCCTAGAGATAATCTTGGTCAACTGGTTTATAGCTGATTCTTGTCTTCCATTATTAGGTGCAAAGGGAAAATTTTCTGGAGGTTTTGATATTTCTGCATTTAGTGGTCTTCAAGAGGCAAAAGGTACTTCAATTTATTTTGGGAGTGGAGTGGGGTCTTTCAATTGTAGTTATGATGCTCATACATACTAACCCTTTCCCCTACTTATAGAGCGTCCAAAACCTGGGTGGATATCAATAGAAATCATCACTGATACAATAGAAGGTATTTgattttcatcaatttctttATTTACAAATCATTTTGCAATTTGTGCTATGCTGAATCATTGAAttgatttatttcattttttagcgTCAAAGAAACCCTCAGTTGCTGCCATTGATGGCCCTGCCTTGGGTGGGGGCTTAGAAGTTGCAATGGTATGAATTTCTAACTGTTATGgaaaaaaagaaacttttttcattattttctacAAAACATTACAAGTTTTCTCGCATATAGGCATGTAACGCACGGTTATCAACTGCAACCGCTCAACTAGGTTTGCCTGAACTTCAGCTTGGGATAATTCCTGGATTTGGAGGTAGTAGATTGTACTAATTACTCTCTATCTTCATCAAGTCTACTTATATTTTGTGTTTGAATAAGTTATTGAACAAACAATTGGAATGAGATCTGATCACTTGACCATCATTTATGCTATTAGCAATGTTTGTATAAGGAGAGATATTTTTTCCGGAGCAGTGCATTATAAATTATTAAGGATTTAAGGTAAGTATGAAAAACCATAGTCAACTTTTGATGTGCATGTCATGATTAACTTCGACGAATGTATGGCTTATTTTCCATTCGTCTCTACATATGACTTTTTTCGTTTGTCTATTCCCTGTTTTTTGAACACATGTCTAACCACTGCTACTGGATGATGTGTTGAGTGACAGAGGAAACCTATTTGATGTTCAAATTTTATAGGCatgcttttaaattttaataaatgtatTAAGTGAAAGTTCATACCTGAGGTGATGGCTTGATACCTTGATTCTTATGTTAGGTAGACATCGAATAATTGGAAAAAAGCAATAAACACAGAGAGAAGTTTGACCATGAGTAACAGTTGATGTCCTATGGCTAATTGTTCTTATTCATTTTTTCCTTTAGTAATGTTAACCTTAAGTTATAAATTATCTCAGGAACACAGCGACTTCCTCGTCTCGTTGGTCTGCCAAAGGCACTTGAGATGATGTTGGTATGCCACAATttttgttctctctctctctctctctctctctctctctctatatatatatatatatatatatatatatatatatatatatatatatatatatatatatatatatatatatatatatatatatatatatatatatatatatataattttgcgATTCTGTTGAATATGAAGAACTGAATTAAAAACCGGATCTATCCAATTTCATGATTGGCAATCGATCAAACAACATATTGACTGTTCTatgatcaaattttattaaacagGACAGGTTTTTGGTTCAGTTCTCCATTTGGAATGGAGTTACATTTTTCGTTTTCCAGAAAATATTTAAGAGTTGACTTCAACATGGCTGTCCaatgatttttaattaatttctttacCTCTTTTTGTTTTCCTCTCTAAATTAAGACTTCCAAGCCAGTGAAAGGTAAGGACGCTTTTAATTTGGGGCTTGTAGATGCTTTGGTATCACCTGATCAGTTGGTAAACACTGCACGCCGATGGGCCCTGGATATCTTGGACCGCCGACGACCATGGATTACCAGTCTTTACAAGGCTGACAAAATAGAACCTCTTGGGGAAGCTAGACAGATATTGAAATTTGCACGCGCTCAAGCCCGAAAACAGGCTCCTAATCTCAAGCATCCTCAAGTCTGCATTGATGTTATTGAAGCAGGAATAGTTTCTGGTCCCCGTGCTGGGCTCTGGAAGGTTATATCTGTCTCTAGTGTACATTCTTTCCCCTTCATATTACTTTGCAGGAATGTGTATGACATCGTGTTTGATCTTTGAAGGAAGCTGAAGCATTTGACGAACTGGTACAATCAGATACTTGCAAAAGCTTAATTCACATATTTTTTGCTCAAAGAGGAACATCTAAGGTTTGTTGAAGTTATGTCTTAATTTTACACGTTTCTCCCCCTTCGAGTGAGAAAATATCTCTGCAAGGCTATGCTAGTTATTAAGAGTAAAATAAAGTTTTTGTGGTCTAGCTTAATAAACACAATTTAAACTGATACACAGGAGTTTTggaaagaaataatattttactcATTTTTGTCTCCTTTTACTTGTTTATGTTAAAGAAGAATATGATGAACTCCCACCACCCCCTTTGAGTGTGAAATTAATCTCTTCCCAAGTGTTGGATTTCAAATCTCTGCACTGCAAGTAAAGGTCACCCTCAGCCCCTGTGTTTTCAAGTCTCCAGTTTAGCTTCTTATTGAGCTTTGGCTCCTTAAATGCCAGATTATATATGTAGGGAATATACTTCGGACTGAGTCCGGTCTCCTGTCCTAACTTGGGGATATAAGCCCAACTGGCTATAAAGGAGAATTATGGCCAAGAACTGAATTTGGCCTTTATTCCccataaagatttttttttttttttttaaaattatatggtCATTGCTACGAAGGagtgaatttttgttttctgttAAAAATGAGATCATTTGAGTAATTAGATTTAGGAGAGTAATTATAGTTCAACAAGATAGTTCATGAACTCCATAGTTTGTTTTGTAACTTGATAGTCTATAATTATTGATTGCAAAGCATAGGCCTGGTGTGAATAGGTTGTATCTCCTTTCAAAATGGTAATGTTAGCACCATTTCTATAATTCTGTTTACAATTTCAAATATTCAAAATTTGTGAATCCTAACCCATCTTGAATCTGTGCCTATAACGCGTGTCTTAAATTTCAAAGTAGTGTTTTTAAAAGAAGTTGTGAACGTGCCCTAGCCTGATTCTGTGTACTGAGTTTTTGTATATATTCTAGAGATATGAATTTCCCAATACCTCTTGGCTTGAACAGGTACCAGGGGTTACTGATCGTGGTCTGGTTCCAAGATCCGTGAAAAAGGTTGCCATCCTTGGTGGTGGACTAATGGGCTCTGGGATAGCAACAGCTTTAATACTTAGTAATTATTCTGTCATATTGAAAGAAGTGAATGAAAAATTCTTGGATGCTGGTATCAATAGGATTAAAGGTGATAATGAACTATCTCAGTTGGATTTCCCTAGTCACTACTCACACTCACTTTTGATTAAGAAATGAGTGTTGCTGTTTTCATGTAGTGTTTTTCCTTTTTGTGCAGCAAACCTACAGAGCCGTGTTAAGAAAGGTAATTTAACTCAGGAAAGATTTGAAAAGGCATTGTCTCTTGTCAAAGGTTCCCTCAACTATGATAGCTTCAGAGATGTGGACATGGTGATAGAGGTGCTAGAATGAGTTCGCATATAAATTTTCCTATTGACTCTAACATTCATTTATGCATGGTTCTATGTTTTGTAAAGCTTCAGCAAAATATAAACTGTTGGTGTTCCATGTTTGGGCAGGCTGTTATTGAGAATGTTTCCTTGAAGCAACAGATCTTTGCTGATCTTGAAAAGTACTGTCCACCTCATTGTATACTTGGTAGTAATACTTCCACAATTGACTTGGACCTGATCGGAGAAAAGACCAAGTCTCAAGATCGAATTATTGGAGTCCATTTCTTCAGGTGGTATCctgtatttgttaaatatttttCCTGCTGCTGTATCTTTCTAACTGAATTTGACTTGTGCTTCTGCAGTCCTGCACATGTTATGCCACTTCTGGAGATTGTACGTACCAAGCGGACATCTGCTCAAGTAATAGTTGACTTGTTAGATATTTCAAAGAAGATAAAGAAAACTCCGGTGGTGGTAGGAAACTGTACAGGATTTGCTGTTAAT encodes:
- the LOC123882103 gene encoding glyoxysomal fatty acid beta-oxidation multifunctional protein MFP-a-like isoform X1; translated protein: MNSKKGHTVMDVGADGVAIITIINPPVNSLSRDVLRSLKESFDQAAQRDDVKAIVVTGAKGKFSGGFDISAFSGLQEAKERPKPGWISIEIITDTIEASKKPSVAAIDGPALGGGLEVAMACNARLSTATAQLGLPELQLGIIPGFGGTQRLPRLVGLPKALEMMLTSKPVKGKDAFNLGLVDALVSPDQLVNTARRWALDILDRRRPWITSLYKADKIEPLGEARQILKFARAQARKQAPNLKHPQVCIDVIEAGIVSGPRAGLWKEAEAFDELVQSDTCKSLIHIFFAQRGTSKVPGVTDRGLVPRSVKKVAILGGGLMGSGIATALILSNYSVILKEVNEKFLDAGINRIKANLQSRVKKGNLTQERFEKALSLVKGSLNYDSFRDVDMVIEAVIENVSLKQQIFADLEKYCPPHCILGSNTSTIDLDLIGEKTKSQDRIIGVHFFRWYPVFVKYFSCCCIFLTEFDLCFCSPAHVMPLLEIVRTKRTSAQVIVDLLDISKKIKKTPVVVGNCTGFAVNRMFFPYTQAALLLIERGTDVYQIDKAVTKFGMPMGPLRLCDLVGFGVAVATGSQFVQNFPERTYKSMLIPLLQEDKRAGETTRKGFYLYDDRRKASPDPELKNFIEKARSISGVSIDPMLVKLKEKDIIEMIFFPVVNEACRVLDEGIAVKAADLDISAIMGMGFPAYRGGIIFWADSLGSKYIYSRLEKWSELYGSFFKPCAYLAARAAKGIPLGAPMEQAKSRL
- the LOC123882103 gene encoding glyoxysomal fatty acid beta-oxidation multifunctional protein MFP-a-like isoform X2, translated to MNSKKGHTVMDVGADGVAIITIINPPVNSLSRDVLRSLKESFDQAAQRDDVKAIVVTGAKGKFSGGFDISAFSGLQEAKERPKPGWISIEIITDTIEASKKPSVAAIDGPALGGGLEVAMACNARLSTATAQLGLPELQLGIIPGFGGTQRLPRLVGLPKALEMMLTSKPVKGKDAFNLGLVDALVSPDQLVNTARRWALDILDRRRPWITSLYKADKIEPLGEARQILKFARAQARKQAPNLKHPQVCIDVIEAGIVSGPRAGLWKEAEAFDELVQSDTCKSLIHIFFAQRGTSKVPGVTDRGLVPRSVKKVAILGGGLMGSGIATALILSNYSVILKEVNEKFLDAGINRIKANLQSRVKKGNLTQERFEKALSLVKGSLNYDSFRDVDMVIEAVIENVSLKQQIFADLEKYCPPHCILGSNTSTIDLDLIGEKTKSQDRIIGVHFFSPAHVMPLLEIVRTKRTSAQVIVDLLDISKKIKKTPVVVGNCTGFAVNRMFFPYTQAALLLIERGTDVYQIDKAVTKFGMPMGPLRLCDLVGFGVAVATGSQFVQNFPERTYKSMLIPLLQEDKRAGETTRKGFYLYDDRRKASPDPELKNFIEKARSISGVSIDPMLVKLKEKDIIEMIFFPVVNEACRVLDEGIAVKAADLDISAIMGMGFPAYRGGIIFWADSLGSKYIYSRLEKWSELYGSFFKPCAYLAARAAKGIPLGAPMEQAKSRL